One window from the genome of Candidatus Goldiibacteriota bacterium encodes:
- a CDS encoding PolC-type DNA polymerase III encodes MSSAYIIKIDSDETKRILNENLPALKDDPSSELISFNRVELNGKGNDFKVQVTLDVKEGVTAAYLCALKNVIENNAQMPASFEINFQEGGATESQIKELWVFFAERAGEARTWILSTRPSFTDNKMELICENEFIAGKLSDFRVQASIRKAIRDFFARDIEIASVKTTAISADQPAAEPEAASIKITGKRERESKVLVKEEIKGIVKSINSISEAGKYILEGRVFFDPDAEPISELKNKKGTYIIKFYITDDEDTLKCIAFIDENDGLRDTLSALSYVRLSAEVSYDDRDGELSAKVRRINRIKAPERHDSAAEKRVELHAHTKLSAMDSLMALDDYIKTAASWGHTAVAITDHGVVHSFPDAYKRLVDYYEKKHKDLFVKGRTRREGYMDAIEQRGATKLIFGMEGYLVDDREAKDEEHDKPWHIIILAKNYTGLKNLYKIVSASHLEYFYKKPRIPRSLLKANREGLVLGTACYLGELYQAILEQKQEKVIEEIAARYDYFEIQPDTNNMFLLKNGTLASIEDLHRINRRIVELGKKMYKPVAATCDAHFLNKKDRTYREFLMLAMGFEEADAELYLRTTDEMLEEFAYLGPELAKEVVITAPQKIAALIEPALEPVPSKIHPPSLPDADNKIREATWNRAAELYGDNILPEVKERIDRELKSIIGNNYAVLYLIAKVMVERSNMDGYIVGSRGSVGSSIVAYLCGISEVNPLQAHHLCPKCKYMEFIDTELAGVDMDSKKCPYCKIEMTRDGFNIPFETFMGFKGDKVPDIDLNFSGEYQEKIHNFLINMFGKEKVFKAGTINTLQQNAIKKDFMSKYIEKTGANLKNAEKLRLAIGCADVKRGTGQHPGGLMLVPDDKEICDFTPVQYAPDKVSITTHFDYHFIHDTLVKIDALGHELPTSLKHICEDLNIKVTDIPIDDKQTMQIFSSLKPLNVNPENYDSQIGTLGVPEFGTGFLRQMLNDTKPKTFSELVYISGLSHGTNVWVGNAQELINKKTATLKEVISTRDDIMEYLIRKGLEKGLAFSIMESVRRGRGLTPEFEKAMKEHKVPEWYIESCKKIKYMFPKAHAVAYTIMSFRIAYIKIHHPEHFYADYLNRDIGGFEYEFMAMDLEAVKKRLRESRFMKDADKKEKDRFKVLEVLVEMKDRGYVFSKVDLYKSHPTRFTVKDGKILPPLIAVPGLGEKVAISVSIERHKSQFTSVEDLVKRTKVNKSVVEFMKLNNLAGSLPDSDQAVLF; translated from the coding sequence ATGTCTTCAGCTTATATTATAAAAATTGACAGTGATGAAACAAAAAGAATCCTGAATGAAAACCTTCCGGCTTTAAAGGACGACCCCTCGTCGGAATTAATATCATTTAACCGCGTTGAATTAAACGGCAAAGGTAATGATTTTAAAGTGCAGGTTACGCTTGACGTAAAGGAAGGGGTTACGGCGGCCTATCTGTGCGCGCTTAAAAACGTAATAGAAAATAACGCGCAAATGCCGGCTTCTTTTGAAATAAATTTTCAGGAAGGCGGCGCCACCGAAAGCCAGATAAAAGAACTTTGGGTGTTTTTTGCGGAAAGGGCCGGTGAGGCGCGGACCTGGATTTTAAGTACAAGGCCTTCGTTTACGGATAATAAAATGGAACTTATTTGTGAAAATGAATTTATTGCCGGCAAGCTTTCTGATTTCAGGGTGCAGGCCTCTATAAGAAAAGCAATAAGGGATTTCTTCGCAAGGGATATTGAAATTGCTTCTGTTAAAACAACAGCCATATCCGCGGATCAGCCCGCGGCGGAACCTGAAGCTGCTTCCATAAAGATAACGGGAAAGCGTGAAAGGGAAAGTAAAGTGCTTGTGAAGGAAGAAATAAAAGGCATTGTTAAATCGATAAATTCAATTTCTGAAGCCGGCAAATATATCCTGGAAGGCAGGGTGTTTTTTGACCCTGATGCCGAACCTATAAGCGAACTTAAAAATAAAAAAGGTACATACATTATTAAGTTTTATATAACGGATGACGAAGATACTTTGAAATGTATCGCGTTTATTGATGAAAATGACGGGTTAAGGGACACATTATCCGCGCTTTCTTATGTAAGGCTTTCCGCGGAAGTGTCTTATGACGACCGGGACGGGGAATTATCCGCAAAAGTAAGAAGGATTAACCGGATTAAAGCGCCGGAGAGGCATGACAGTGCGGCGGAAAAAAGGGTGGAACTTCACGCCCATACCAAATTAAGCGCGATGGATTCTTTGATGGCGCTGGATGATTATATAAAAACCGCTGCCAGCTGGGGACATACCGCGGTGGCAATTACCGATCACGGCGTGGTGCATTCTTTTCCTGACGCATATAAAAGGCTTGTGGATTATTATGAGAAAAAGCACAAGGACCTTTTTGTAAAAGGCAGGACAAGGCGCGAAGGTTATATGGACGCGATTGAACAGAGGGGCGCCACAAAACTTATCTTTGGTATGGAAGGGTATCTTGTGGATGACAGGGAAGCCAAAGATGAAGAACATGATAAGCCGTGGCACATAATAATACTTGCAAAAAACTATACGGGTTTAAAGAATCTGTATAAAATTGTTTCCGCCTCACACCTTGAATATTTTTATAAAAAACCAAGGATACCGCGTTCGCTGTTAAAAGCCAACAGGGAAGGGCTTGTGCTGGGCACGGCGTGTTATCTGGGTGAACTTTATCAGGCGATTCTTGAACAGAAGCAGGAAAAAGTAATTGAAGAGATAGCCGCCCGTTATGATTATTTTGAGATTCAGCCCGATACAAATAACATGTTTCTTTTAAAGAACGGCACGCTGGCTTCAATAGAAGACCTTCACAGGATAAACAGGCGCATAGTGGAACTTGGAAAAAAAATGTACAAGCCGGTGGCGGCCACCTGTGATGCCCACTTTTTAAATAAAAAAGACCGTACTTACAGGGAATTTCTGATGCTTGCAATGGGATTTGAAGAAGCGGACGCGGAGCTGTATTTAAGGACCACCGATGAAATGCTTGAAGAATTTGCCTATCTGGGTCCTGAACTTGCCAAAGAAGTTGTTATTACAGCCCCGCAAAAAATAGCAGCCCTTATAGAACCTGCTTTGGAACCGGTGCCTTCAAAGATTCATCCGCCTTCATTACCTGACGCGGATAATAAAATACGGGAAGCCACATGGAACCGCGCGGCCGAACTGTACGGGGATAATATCCTGCCGGAAGTTAAAGAAAGGATAGACAGGGAGCTTAAATCTATCATAGGCAATAATTACGCGGTGCTATATCTTATAGCAAAAGTTATGGTGGAAAGAAGCAACATGGACGGTTACATAGTGGGTTCAAGGGGGTCCGTTGGGTCGTCAATTGTGGCTTATCTTTGCGGAATATCAGAGGTTAACCCCCTGCAGGCTCACCACCTTTGCCCCAAGTGTAAATACATGGAATTCATAGATACAGAACTTGCGGGTGTGGATATGGATTCAAAAAAATGCCCGTACTGCAAAATTGAAATGACGCGCGACGGATTTAATATACCCTTTGAAACTTTCATGGGATTTAAAGGCGATAAGGTTCCTGATATAGATCTTAACTTTTCCGGAGAGTATCAGGAAAAGATACACAATTTTCTTATAAATATGTTCGGCAAAGAAAAGGTTTTTAAAGCGGGGACGATTAACACGCTGCAGCAGAACGCAATTAAAAAAGATTTCATGAGTAAGTATATAGAAAAGACAGGGGCTAATCTTAAAAATGCTGAAAAGTTGAGGCTTGCAATCGGATGCGCCGATGTAAAACGCGGTACAGGTCAGCACCCAGGCGGGCTTATGCTTGTTCCCGATGATAAGGAAATATGCGATTTTACCCCGGTTCAGTACGCGCCGGACAAGGTATCTATTACCACACACTTTGATTACCATTTCATACATGATACGCTTGTAAAGATAGACGCCCTTGGCCATGAATTGCCCACAAGTTTAAAACATATCTGTGAGGATTTAAATATTAAAGTGACGGATATTCCCATTGATGATAAACAAACAATGCAGATTTTCAGCAGTTTGAAGCCGTTAAATGTAAATCCGGAAAATTACGACAGCCAGATAGGTACTCTTGGAGTCCCGGAGTTCGGCACCGGTTTTTTAAGGCAGATGTTAAATGACACCAAGCCAAAGACTTTTTCGGAACTTGTTTATATTTCAGGGCTTTCACACGGTACCAATGTATGGGTGGGAAACGCGCAGGAACTTATTAATAAAAAGACAGCCACCCTTAAAGAAGTAATTTCCACCAGGGATGACATTATGGAATACCTGATAAGAAAAGGGCTTGAGAAGGGCCTTGCGTTTTCTATAATGGAAAGTGTCAGAAGGGGCAGGGGGCTTACCCCTGAATTTGAAAAGGCCATGAAAGAACACAAGGTGCCTGAATGGTACATTGAGTCGTGCAAAAAGATAAAATATATGTTTCCCAAAGCGCACGCTGTGGCATATACCATAATGTCCTTTAGAATCGCGTATATAAAGATTCACCATCCGGAGCATTTTTACGCTGATTACCTTAACAGGGACATAGGCGGATTTGAATATGAATTCATGGCGATGGACCTTGAAGCGGTAAAAAAGAGGCTGCGCGAGTCCAGGTTTATGAAGGACGCGGATAAAAAAGAAAAAGACAGATTTAAGGTGCTTGAAGTACTTGTGGAAATGAAAGACCGCGGTTATGTTTTTTCAAAGGTTGACCTGTATAAGTCGCATCCGACGCGCTTTACGGTAAAAGACGGTAAAATATTGCCGCCTTTAATCGCGGTGCCGGGGCTTGGCGAAAAAGTAGCCATAAGTGTTTCCATTGAAAGGCACAAGTCACAGTTTACATCCGTGGAAGACCTTGTCAAAAGGACAAAAGTCAATAAAAGTGTGGTAGAATTCATGAAGTTAAATAATTTAGCGGGCAGCCTGCCGGATTCGGATCAGGCGGTACTTTTTTAA